One stretch of Limisphaerales bacterium DNA includes these proteins:
- a CDS encoding phage portal protein, translating into MKLIDNLLGRFGYRKGPAFIRAYSGAKTGRLVSDWGTATSSANKEIREGIKSLRARARDLERNNDYIRRFLASLENNVLGSAGVKLQAKSKDISGKFDAVANAKVEEAWAEWGSAKNCTVNGRHTWLDVQRIALRSVARDGAVMIRKVRNWSSPFRFALQVVEIDHLDVEYNAKLRNGNIIRMGVEIDPWEKPIAYHLLATHAGDDLARNPIKRERVPADEMLQPFVAERPHQVTGVPWMSSVMYRLNMLSGYEEAEVTAARVAACKMGFYTKTETGEGYQGEVDAAGNLITTAEAGQFEELPVGVDFKSFDPSHPTTAYGDFVKSALRGIASGLNVSYNSLANDLENVNYSSIRAGLLEEREQWKATQVWFIDHVIDPIFREWLEYALLSGAIDLPATKLDKFGSVEWKPRRWLWVDPLKDTNANILAVKNGFKSRRAIIAEAGGDVEDVFSEIAADGQLADAKGLAFESDMTPDDDD; encoded by the coding sequence ATGAAATTGATCGACAATCTTTTGGGCCGCTTCGGCTACCGCAAAGGGCCGGCATTCATTCGCGCCTATTCCGGAGCCAAGACCGGCCGCCTCGTTTCCGATTGGGGAACCGCCACCAGCAGCGCCAATAAAGAGATCCGCGAGGGAATCAAATCCCTGCGGGCGCGCGCGCGTGACCTTGAGCGGAACAACGATTACATCCGCCGATTTTTAGCCTCATTGGAAAACAACGTGCTGGGCAGCGCCGGCGTGAAGCTTCAAGCCAAATCAAAAGACATCAGCGGAAAATTTGACGCCGTGGCTAACGCCAAAGTCGAAGAAGCTTGGGCCGAATGGGGGAGTGCCAAAAACTGCACCGTGAACGGCCGGCACACTTGGCTGGATGTTCAGCGCATTGCCCTGCGAAGCGTCGCCCGTGATGGTGCCGTGATGATCCGAAAAGTGCGCAACTGGAGCAGCCCTTTTCGGTTTGCGTTGCAAGTGGTTGAGATTGATCACCTCGATGTCGAATACAACGCTAAGCTGAGAAACGGCAACATCATCCGCATGGGTGTTGAGATCGACCCGTGGGAAAAGCCCATTGCCTACCACCTTTTAGCCACCCACGCCGGCGACGACTTGGCCCGAAACCCAATCAAGCGCGAGCGCGTTCCAGCGGACGAAATGCTTCAGCCCTTTGTTGCCGAACGCCCGCACCAAGTGACCGGCGTGCCGTGGATGTCCAGCGTAATGTATCGGCTCAATATGTTGAGTGGGTACGAGGAAGCGGAAGTGACCGCCGCCCGTGTAGCCGCTTGCAAAATGGGATTTTACACCAAGACAGAAACCGGCGAAGGCTACCAAGGCGAAGTGGACGCGGCCGGAAACCTGATCACCACCGCCGAGGCCGGACAGTTCGAGGAGTTGCCCGTGGGCGTGGATTTCAAAAGCTTTGATCCATCGCACCCCACCACCGCTTATGGCGACTTTGTCAAAAGCGCGTTGCGGGGCATCGCCTCCGGCCTCAATGTGTCTTACAACTCGCTGGCGAACGATCTAGAGAACGTGAATTATTCAAGCATCCGCGCCGGACTTCTCGAAGAACGCGAGCAATGGAAGGCAACTCAAGTCTGGTTCATTGATCACGTCATTGATCCGATTTTCCGCGAGTGGTTGGAATATGCTTTGCTTTCCGGCGCCATTGATTTACCCGCCACCAAGCTGGACAAATTCGGCAGCGTGGAATGGAAGCCCAGGCGCTGGCTCTGGGTGGATCCGCTCAAGGACACCAACGCCAATATTCTCGCCGTCAAAAACGGATTCAAATCCCGCCGCGCCATCATCGCCGAGGCCGGCGGCGACGTGGAAGATGTGTTTTCCGAAATCGCAGCCGACGGCCAGCTTGCCGACGCCAAGGGATTGGCCTTCGAGAGCGACATGACGCCGGACGATGACGATTAA
- a CDS encoding phage terminase large subunit family protein, whose amino-acid sequence MALLKPPPKIDVAAWAEAHRYLAIGTSAEAGKFHVDRLPYQREPMEMLTDREAGEVVLQWGAQLGKTEILLNALGYFIQAEPASILCVYPTLDTARKFSQKKLGPMIAETPVLKDKVRDPRQRDSGNTILSKDFPGGSIIVAGSNSPSSLRSLSCRVVIQDEIDTYEVSAGAEGDPSVLADARAMNFHNAVLIKASTPTIRGASRIEAKLDESDNRRWAVDCAECGKSQVLAWSQVKWPKDDPAGAFYECTHCQSHWSDQDRVRAILAGKWVAEHPERRVRGYHLSGLYRIMGRKRQFESYLHEFAQNFLDAKHAGRESLKVWTNTFLAETWEEAGDRIELESLTERGEDYTVSPVPESIGVLTCGVDVQGDRLELEVVGWGTAEESWGIEYRVLFGDPEQPDVWKALDDYLSQRWDHPSGARLGIACCCVDSGFSTRNVYQFTRPRQSRRIYAVKGSNQSGAPLIAKRSGKAGGRVLMFNIGTDTAKDSIFARLKIEDHGPRFMHFPNGQGYTESYFKQLTAEEVRTRMHHGFPIRYYKKIRDRNEALDLRVYNLAALEILSPNMDRILNGMKPDEPVKEEGNPLKTYKLRPSSNFATGWQ is encoded by the coding sequence GTGGCGCTGCTAAAGCCGCCGCCAAAAATTGACGTGGCCGCATGGGCCGAAGCGCACCGCTATCTAGCGATCGGCACATCCGCCGAGGCCGGCAAATTCCATGTTGACCGCTTGCCGTATCAGCGCGAGCCGATGGAGATGCTAACCGACCGCGAGGCCGGCGAAGTAGTTTTGCAATGGGGCGCGCAACTTGGCAAAACGGAAATTCTGCTAAATGCGCTTGGCTATTTTATCCAAGCAGAACCGGCCAGCATTTTGTGCGTCTACCCGACGCTAGACACGGCGCGCAAATTCTCACAGAAAAAGCTTGGGCCGATGATTGCCGAAACGCCTGTCCTGAAAGACAAGGTGCGCGACCCGCGCCAGCGCGATTCCGGCAACACGATTTTAAGCAAAGACTTCCCTGGCGGCAGCATCATCGTGGCAGGCAGTAATTCGCCAAGCAGCTTGCGCAGCTTGTCGTGCCGCGTGGTAATTCAGGACGAGATTGACACCTACGAAGTGAGCGCCGGCGCGGAAGGTGATCCGAGCGTGCTGGCCGATGCGCGCGCAATGAATTTTCACAACGCGGTTTTGATTAAAGCCAGCACGCCCACCATTCGCGGCGCGTCACGGATCGAAGCCAAACTGGACGAAAGCGACAACCGACGGTGGGCCGTGGATTGCGCCGAGTGCGGAAAATCCCAGGTGTTGGCTTGGTCGCAAGTTAAATGGCCGAAGGATGACCCCGCTGGCGCGTTTTACGAATGCACGCACTGTCAATCGCATTGGAGCGATCAAGACCGCGTGCGGGCAATTCTGGCCGGCAAGTGGGTGGCCGAACATCCCGAACGGCGCGTGCGCGGCTATCACCTCTCTGGCCTTTACCGAATCATGGGCCGAAAGCGCCAATTTGAAAGCTACCTGCACGAGTTCGCGCAAAACTTTCTGGACGCCAAGCACGCCGGCCGCGAATCGCTCAAGGTTTGGACAAACACATTTTTGGCCGAGACGTGGGAGGAAGCCGGCGACCGCATTGAACTGGAATCACTGACCGAGCGCGGCGAAGATTACACAGTGAGCCCCGTGCCTGAATCCATAGGGGTGCTCACGTGCGGCGTGGACGTTCAGGGCGACCGGCTCGAGCTTGAAGTGGTGGGCTGGGGCACCGCCGAGGAATCGTGGGGCATTGAGTATCGCGTGCTCTTTGGCGATCCGGAGCAGCCTGACGTGTGGAAGGCGCTGGATGACTACCTTTCGCAGCGCTGGGATCATCCCTCCGGCGCGCGCCTGGGCATCGCGTGCTGCTGCGTCGATTCCGGTTTCTCCACGCGCAACGTCTACCAATTCACCCGCCCGCGCCAAAGCCGCCGCATCTACGCAGTAAAAGGCAGCAACCAATCCGGCGCGCCCCTTATCGCCAAGCGCAGCGGCAAGGCCGGCGGCCGCGTGCTGATGTTCAACATTGGCACCGACACCGCCAAAGATTCCATCTTTGCCCGACTGAAAATCGAAGACCACGGGCCGCGCTTTATGCACTTCCCGAATGGCCAAGGCTACACCGAAAGTTATTTCAAACAGCTCACCGCCGAAGAAGTTCGCACCCGAATGCACCACGGCTTCCCCATTCGCTACTACAAGAAGATCCGCGACCGGAATGAAGCGCTGGATCTGCGCGTTTACAACCTCGCAGCGCTCGAAATCCTTTCACCGAACATGGATCGCATCCTTAACGGAATGAAACCCGACGAGCCCGTGAAGGAAGAAGGCAACCCGCTCAAGACGTACAAGCTGCGGCCCTCATCGAACTTCGCCACCGGTTGGCAGTAA